A single window of Oreochromis aureus strain Israel breed Guangdong linkage group 5, ZZ_aureus, whole genome shotgun sequence DNA harbors:
- the eif4enif1 gene encoding eukaryotic translation initiation factor 4E transporter isoform X3 gives MEKDACVEPKNGDAAVDQPKPAATAPYRYTKEELLEIKALPISNERPECLSEKYDSDGVWDPEKWHASLYPTSERSSPVEGFKKDYMDDRVPLKRRIPDPRERLKEDDLDVVLSPQRRSFGGGCQGNAALHIRRPISPLENKENDTLRMGGSRRIGSGRIIAARAFEREARAEKERERDLKDKRFRRDFGDKRVFSERRRNDSYAEDEPEWFTEGPTSQSETIELIGFDDKILEDDKRKSKRSRKRTESLKEVVECNGGQPEEQDVGLQSTADQEVPHTDVLPEPSAGDFDFNEFFNLEKTMPGLASMIEDVLGEGPVSASRFSQWFSSNQSPCSRSSSLRSTPHEELEKLAGLEPRCTSPSRGNASYFAPIQSSECKEKVDILELLHKAKVDLKPLLSTLSANKARLRDSTNSGVVLSLEEVEGEMKGMRLDSEPQMRKVPPAERGNGTPFMAEHLEEALTGGLSARPRSRDTDMSAFNKLVSSMKQQTADQAVVTLPDAQVPAQQQKNIFQELLGVRSGSPTQFGNLLSSAEAPVTSAPLRGLLHKGPSPPLFPQRAPSPEYFNSRLQPPAGFPVGPQPMLPEQFADIHRSISPGSAAQQQMRALSIPINQADLEALAFQQDLALHAHHQFQSGYKQPQDKSFRNRPQRVNRSPGPGSQPAGRNSPGSTVTSMLSPSFTPTSVIRKMYATKEKSKDEPSNRPETKDDSAAHSHDGSSSPNLYLEAVDGNVAQSGGVKTSSQTLSSKEQERLRPGSTGHHTPAMVPPGPSSSFPRPVYPVPLLSHVPMVRPPPQLHPVVQRMLAQGIQPQQLGPALVQAGIFPPHDLAQLQGLPPALLGQPLYPLSATGHPLLPPRASTQMQLAAMQQQLQQQQRPIHPSVPGSQSQSQGPHRTNGSQRHGGSPPLGLAKWFGSDVLEQPLPSMPAKVISVDELEFRP, from the exons ATGGAGAAAGATGCCTGTGTAGAGCCTAAGAATGGTGACGCTGCTGTCGACCAGCCTAAGCCGGCAGCCACAGCTCCTTACAGATACACTAAG GAGGAGCTTTTGGAAATCAAAGCGCTGCCAATCTCCAATGAAAGGCCTGAATGTCTCTCTGAGAAATATGACAG tGATGGTGTCTGGGACCCTGAGAAATGGCATGCCTCACTATATCCCACTTCAGAGCGAAGCTCACCTGTGGAAGGTTTTAAGAAGGACTACATGGATGACAGAGTTCCATTAAAACGAAGAATCCCAG ATCCCCGTGAGCGGTTAAAGGAGGATGACCTGGATGTAGTACTGAGCCCACAGCGACGTAGCTTTGGAGGTGGATGTCAGGGCAATGCTGCCCTTCATATCCGTCGCCCAATCAGCCCcttggaaaacaaagaaaatgacacTCTACGTATGGGAGGGTCACGCAGAATTGGCAGTGGACGCATAATTGCTGCCCGTGCCTTTGAGAGAGAAGCTCGTGCAGAGAAGGAGCGTGAGAGAGACTTGAAGGATAAAAGATTCAGG AGAGATTTTGGTGACAAGCGTGTGTTTAGCGAAAGGAGGAGGAATGACTCGTATGCAGAAGACGAGCCAGAGTGGTTCACGGAGGGTCCCACCAGCCAGTCAGAGACAATTGAGCTTATTGGATTTGATGACAAAATCCTGGAAGATGATAAACGCAAATCTAAGCGTTCAAGGAAGCGGACAGAATCTTTGAAAGAAG TAGTGGAATGTAATGGCGGACAGCCTGAGGAGCAAGATGTGGGTTTGCAGTCGACAGCTGATCAGGAAGTTCCCCACACTGATGTTCTGCCAGAGCCTTCAGCTGGTGACTTCGACTTCAATGAATTCTTCAATCTAGAGAAGACCATGCCAGGACTGGCCTCT ATGATAGAGGATGTTTTGGGAGAGGGCCCTGTGTCAGCTAGCCGCTTCAGCCAGTGGTTCTCTAGTAACCAGAGTCCATGCAGCCGGTCCAGCAGCTTGAGGTCAACTCCTCATGAAGAGTTGGAGAAACTTGCTG GGCTTGAGCCACGTTGCACGTCCCCCAGCCGAGGCAATGCCTCATATTTTGCACCTATTCAGTCTTCTGAATGCAAGGAGAAGGTGGACATCCTGGAGCTGCTGCATAAGGCCAAAGTAGACCTGAAACCTCTGCTTTCTACACTCTCTGCCAATAAGGCTCGGCTTCGGGACAGCA CTAATTCTGGAGTTGTACTCTCattggaggaggtggagggagaAATGAAGGGAATGAGGCTAGACTCGGAACCACAGATGCGAAAGGTGCCACCTGCCGAGAGAGGAAATGGAACGCCCTTCATGGCTGAACATTTAGAAGAGGCTTTAACTGGCGGGTTGAGTGCCCGTCCGCGCTCACGTGACACAGACATGTCAGCCTTTAATAAACTGGTCAGCAGCATGAAG CAGCAAACTGCAGATCAAGCTGTGGTGACACTGCCTGATGCCCAAGTACCtgcacagcaacaaaaaaatatattccag GAGCTCTTGGGAGTTCGTAGTGGCTCCCCAACGCAGTTTGGCAATCTGCTGAGCAGCGCTGAGGCCCCAGTGACTTCTGCACCTCTACGTGGCCTACTACACAAGGGCCCTTCACCCCCTCTTTTTCCACAGAGGGCACCCTCACCTGAATACTTCAATAGTCGGTTGCAACCCCCTGCAG GATTTCCTGTTGGTCCTCAGCCCATGCTACCAGAACAGTTTGCTGATATACACAGGTCAATCAGTCCTGGATCTGCTGCACAGCAACAG ATGAGGGCGCTCTCTATTCCTATTAACCAAGCAGACTTGGAAGCGCTGGCATTCCAGCAGGATCTTGCTCTCCATGCCCACCACCAATTCCAATCTGGTTACAAACAGCCACAAGACAAGTCTTTCCGAAatag acCACAGCGTGTTAATCGTTCCCCTGGACCAGGCTCTCAGCCTGCTGGAAGAAACTCTCCAGGAAGTACTGTCACCAGTATG TTGTCCCCTTCATTTACGCCCACATCTGTGATCCGCAAAATGTATGCAACAAAAGAGAAGAGCAAAGATGAACCTTCAAATCGCCCAGAGACCAAGGACGACTCGGCAGCACATTCTCACGATG GCAGCAGCTCCCCAAATCTATACCTGGAAGCAGTGGATGGTAATGTAGCTCAGTCAGGGGGAGTAAAGACCAGCTCACAGACGTTGTCTAGCAAAGAACAAGAGCGCCTCAGGCCTGGCTCTACTGGACACCATACACCCGCCATGGTACCTCCAGGACCATCCTCATCTTTCCCTCGTCCTGTCTACCCAGTACCGCTGCTATCCCACGTACCTATGGTGCGCCCTCCTCCCCAGCTCCACCCTGTGGTGCAACGTATGCTGGCGCAGGGTATCCAGCCCCAGCAGTTAGGACCTGCTCTTGTGCAAGCAG GTATATTTCCGCCACATGACCTTGCACAACTTCAAGGCTTGCCTCCTGCCCTGCTCGGACAACCACTGTACCCACTAAGTGCAACTGGGCATCCACTTCTACCTCCCAGAGCCAGTACTCAAATGCAGTTAGCAGCAATGCAACAACAACTTCAACAACAGCAACGACCAA TACATCCCAGTGTCCCTGGCTCTCAGTCACAGAGCCAAGGCCCCCACCGGACGAATGGCTCCCAGCGACATGGCGGCAGCCCCCCTCTAGGCCTCGCCAAGTGGTTTGGATCAGATGTACTAGAACAGCCACTCCCCTCTATGCCAGCCAAGGTCATAAGTGTAGATGAGTTAGAGTTCCGGCCataa
- the eif4enif1 gene encoding eukaryotic translation initiation factor 4E transporter isoform X2 produces the protein MEKDACVEPKNGDAAVDQPKPAATAPYRYTKEELLEIKALPISNERPECLSEKYDSDGVWDPEKWHASLYPTSERSSPVEGFKKDYMDDRVPLKRRIPDPRERLKEDDLDVVLSPQRRSFGGGCQGNAALHIRRPISPLENKENDTLRMGGSRRIGSGRIIAARAFEREARAEKERERDLKDKRFRRDFGDKRVFSERRRNDSYAEDEPEWFTEGPTSQSETIELIGFDDKILEDDKRKSKRSRKRTESLKEVVECNGGQPEEQDVGLQSTADQEVPHTDVLPEPSAGDFDFNEFFNLEKTMPGLASMIEDVLGEGPVSASRFSQWFSSNQSPCSRSSSLRSTPHEELEKLAGLEPRCTSPSRGNASYFAPIQSSECKEKVDILELLHKAKVDLKPLLSTLSANKARLRDSTNSGVVLSLEEVEGEMKGMRLDSEPQMRKVPPAERGNGTPFMAEHLEEALTGGLSARPRSRDTDMSAFNKLVSSMKASGTLPPHPKTNTNTQTADQAVVTLPDAQVPAQQQKNIFQELLGVRSGSPTQFGNLLSSAEAPVTSAPLRGLLHKGPSPPLFPQRAPSPEYFNSRLQPPAGFPVGPQPMLPEQFADIHRSISPGSAAQQQMRALSIPINQADLEALAFQQDLALHAHHQFQSGYKQPQDKSFRNRPQRVNRSPGPGSQPAGRNSPGSTVTSMLSPSFTPTSVIRKMYATKEKSKDEPSNRPETKDDSAAHSHDGSSSPNLYLEAVDGNVAQSGGVKTSSQTLSSKEQERLRPGSTGHHTPAMVPPGPSSSFPRPVYPVPLLSHVPMVRPPPQLHPVVQRMLAQGIQPQQLGPALVQAGIFPPHDLAQLQGLPPALLGQPLYPLSATGHPLLPPRASTQMQLAAMQQQLQQQQRPIHPSVPGSQSQSQGPHRTNGSQRHGGSPPLGLAKWFGSDVLEQPLPSMPAKVISVDELEFRP, from the exons ATGGAGAAAGATGCCTGTGTAGAGCCTAAGAATGGTGACGCTGCTGTCGACCAGCCTAAGCCGGCAGCCACAGCTCCTTACAGATACACTAAG GAGGAGCTTTTGGAAATCAAAGCGCTGCCAATCTCCAATGAAAGGCCTGAATGTCTCTCTGAGAAATATGACAG tGATGGTGTCTGGGACCCTGAGAAATGGCATGCCTCACTATATCCCACTTCAGAGCGAAGCTCACCTGTGGAAGGTTTTAAGAAGGACTACATGGATGACAGAGTTCCATTAAAACGAAGAATCCCAG ATCCCCGTGAGCGGTTAAAGGAGGATGACCTGGATGTAGTACTGAGCCCACAGCGACGTAGCTTTGGAGGTGGATGTCAGGGCAATGCTGCCCTTCATATCCGTCGCCCAATCAGCCCcttggaaaacaaagaaaatgacacTCTACGTATGGGAGGGTCACGCAGAATTGGCAGTGGACGCATAATTGCTGCCCGTGCCTTTGAGAGAGAAGCTCGTGCAGAGAAGGAGCGTGAGAGAGACTTGAAGGATAAAAGATTCAGG AGAGATTTTGGTGACAAGCGTGTGTTTAGCGAAAGGAGGAGGAATGACTCGTATGCAGAAGACGAGCCAGAGTGGTTCACGGAGGGTCCCACCAGCCAGTCAGAGACAATTGAGCTTATTGGATTTGATGACAAAATCCTGGAAGATGATAAACGCAAATCTAAGCGTTCAAGGAAGCGGACAGAATCTTTGAAAGAAG TAGTGGAATGTAATGGCGGACAGCCTGAGGAGCAAGATGTGGGTTTGCAGTCGACAGCTGATCAGGAAGTTCCCCACACTGATGTTCTGCCAGAGCCTTCAGCTGGTGACTTCGACTTCAATGAATTCTTCAATCTAGAGAAGACCATGCCAGGACTGGCCTCT ATGATAGAGGATGTTTTGGGAGAGGGCCCTGTGTCAGCTAGCCGCTTCAGCCAGTGGTTCTCTAGTAACCAGAGTCCATGCAGCCGGTCCAGCAGCTTGAGGTCAACTCCTCATGAAGAGTTGGAGAAACTTGCTG GGCTTGAGCCACGTTGCACGTCCCCCAGCCGAGGCAATGCCTCATATTTTGCACCTATTCAGTCTTCTGAATGCAAGGAGAAGGTGGACATCCTGGAGCTGCTGCATAAGGCCAAAGTAGACCTGAAACCTCTGCTTTCTACACTCTCTGCCAATAAGGCTCGGCTTCGGGACAGCA CTAATTCTGGAGTTGTACTCTCattggaggaggtggagggagaAATGAAGGGAATGAGGCTAGACTCGGAACCACAGATGCGAAAGGTGCCACCTGCCGAGAGAGGAAATGGAACGCCCTTCATGGCTGAACATTTAGAAGAGGCTTTAACTGGCGGGTTGAGTGCCCGTCCGCGCTCACGTGACACAGACATGTCAGCCTTTAATAAACTGGTCAGCAGCATGAAGGCAAGTGGAACTCTGCCACCTCACCCCAAAACCAACACCAACACT CAAACTGCAGATCAAGCTGTGGTGACACTGCCTGATGCCCAAGTACCtgcacagcaacaaaaaaatatattccag GAGCTCTTGGGAGTTCGTAGTGGCTCCCCAACGCAGTTTGGCAATCTGCTGAGCAGCGCTGAGGCCCCAGTGACTTCTGCACCTCTACGTGGCCTACTACACAAGGGCCCTTCACCCCCTCTTTTTCCACAGAGGGCACCCTCACCTGAATACTTCAATAGTCGGTTGCAACCCCCTGCAG GATTTCCTGTTGGTCCTCAGCCCATGCTACCAGAACAGTTTGCTGATATACACAGGTCAATCAGTCCTGGATCTGCTGCACAGCAACAG ATGAGGGCGCTCTCTATTCCTATTAACCAAGCAGACTTGGAAGCGCTGGCATTCCAGCAGGATCTTGCTCTCCATGCCCACCACCAATTCCAATCTGGTTACAAACAGCCACAAGACAAGTCTTTCCGAAatag acCACAGCGTGTTAATCGTTCCCCTGGACCAGGCTCTCAGCCTGCTGGAAGAAACTCTCCAGGAAGTACTGTCACCAGTATG TTGTCCCCTTCATTTACGCCCACATCTGTGATCCGCAAAATGTATGCAACAAAAGAGAAGAGCAAAGATGAACCTTCAAATCGCCCAGAGACCAAGGACGACTCGGCAGCACATTCTCACGATG GCAGCAGCTCCCCAAATCTATACCTGGAAGCAGTGGATGGTAATGTAGCTCAGTCAGGGGGAGTAAAGACCAGCTCACAGACGTTGTCTAGCAAAGAACAAGAGCGCCTCAGGCCTGGCTCTACTGGACACCATACACCCGCCATGGTACCTCCAGGACCATCCTCATCTTTCCCTCGTCCTGTCTACCCAGTACCGCTGCTATCCCACGTACCTATGGTGCGCCCTCCTCCCCAGCTCCACCCTGTGGTGCAACGTATGCTGGCGCAGGGTATCCAGCCCCAGCAGTTAGGACCTGCTCTTGTGCAAGCAG GTATATTTCCGCCACATGACCTTGCACAACTTCAAGGCTTGCCTCCTGCCCTGCTCGGACAACCACTGTACCCACTAAGTGCAACTGGGCATCCACTTCTACCTCCCAGAGCCAGTACTCAAATGCAGTTAGCAGCAATGCAACAACAACTTCAACAACAGCAACGACCAA TACATCCCAGTGTCCCTGGCTCTCAGTCACAGAGCCAAGGCCCCCACCGGACGAATGGCTCCCAGCGACATGGCGGCAGCCCCCCTCTAGGCCTCGCCAAGTGGTTTGGATCAGATGTACTAGAACAGCCACTCCCCTCTATGCCAGCCAAGGTCATAAGTGTAGATGAGTTAGAGTTCCGGCCataa